From a region of the Petrotoga sp. 9PW.55.5.1 genome:
- the hutH gene encoding histidine ammonia-lyase, whose protein sequence is MNRVCIDGNNLTLEDVINVSRIFYEVKIDNTAIKKIEDSRNLVEKFLEEEKIVYGVTTGFGELCNVFISKDKTETLQRNLIKSHACGVGNPLDIEIVRAIMLLRANSLAKGYSGIRLSTLNTLVEMINKKVHPIIPEKGSLGASGDLAPLAHMVLPMIGEGEAYYNGKIFSGKEAMKLAEIDTIDLAAKEGLALINGTQIMTAIAALSIYDSIELLKTSDIISCLTIQALNGIVEAYDEKVHNLRAHNGQRDCAYNLRKLLEGSKMASHQGEIRVQDAYSLRCIPQVHGASKDAVNYIKKVLEIEINSATDNPLIFAEEEEAISAGNFHGQPIALSMDFLGIALSEIANISERRIERMVNPNLSGLAPFLIEKSGLNSGFMLVQYSAASLVSENKVLSHPASVDSIPSSANQEDHVSMGTIAARKARTILNNVRKVLAMELLCACQAIDLRGKNGLSKGTEIVYNLVRNEIPKLTEDKVMYEYINKCESIIESGVIVKEVEKTIGTLR, encoded by the coding sequence TTGAACAGAGTTTGTATAGATGGGAATAATTTAACGTTGGAAGATGTTATCAATGTTTCGAGAATTTTTTATGAAGTAAAAATAGATAACACTGCGATTAAGAAGATAGAAGATTCAAGAAATTTAGTTGAAAAATTTTTAGAAGAAGAAAAGATTGTTTATGGAGTAACTACAGGATTTGGCGAACTTTGTAATGTTTTTATATCAAAAGATAAAACAGAAACACTTCAGAGAAACTTGATAAAAAGTCACGCTTGTGGTGTTGGAAACCCTTTAGATATAGAAATTGTTAGGGCAATTATGTTATTAAGAGCAAATTCTCTTGCAAAAGGATATTCTGGAATTAGACTCTCAACTTTGAATACACTTGTAGAAATGATAAACAAGAAGGTTCATCCTATCATCCCAGAGAAAGGGTCTTTAGGTGCAAGTGGAGATTTAGCTCCGTTAGCTCATATGGTCTTACCCATGATTGGGGAAGGAGAAGCTTATTATAACGGTAAAATATTTTCTGGTAAAGAAGCAATGAAATTGGCAGAAATAGATACAATCGATCTTGCTGCAAAAGAAGGTCTTGCTCTAATTAACGGGACTCAAATCATGACAGCAATTGCTGCTTTAAGTATATATGATAGTATTGAACTTTTAAAAACATCTGATATTATCTCTTGTTTAACTATTCAAGCTTTGAATGGGATTGTTGAGGCATACGATGAGAAGGTTCATAACCTCAGAGCTCATAATGGGCAGCGAGATTGTGCATATAATTTAAGAAAACTATTAGAAGGAAGTAAAATGGCATCCCACCAGGGAGAAATCCGCGTTCAAGATGCTTATTCTTTAAGGTGTATCCCTCAGGTTCATGGAGCTTCAAAAGACGCTGTTAATTATATAAAAAAAGTACTTGAAATAGAAATTAATTCAGCAACAGATAATCCTTTGATTTTTGCCGAAGAAGAAGAAGCTATATCCGCCGGAAACTTTCATGGTCAACCAATTGCATTAAGTATGGACTTTCTAGGCATAGCTTTATCTGAAATTGCAAATATTTCAGAGAGACGAATAGAAAGAATGGTTAATCCTAATCTTAGTGGTCTAGCCCCATTTTTGATAGAAAAAAGCGGTCTTAACTCTGGCTTTATGCTCGTTCAATACTCTGCGGCCTCTTTAGTTTCTGAAAACAAAGTTCTTTCTCATCCTGCTAGCGTTGATTCCATTCCTTCCTCTGCAAATCAGGAAGATCACGTTTCTATGGGCACAATAGCTGCACGAAAAGCAAGAACCATACTCAACAATGTGAGAAAGGTTTTGGCAATGGAATTACTCTGTGCATGCCAAGCTATCGATTTAAGAGGTAAGAATGGTTTGAGTAAAGGAACAGAAATAGTTTATAATTTAGTAAGAAATGAAATTCCAAAATTAACAGAAGATAAGGTTATGTATGAGTATATAAACAAATGCGAAAGTATAATAGAGTCTGGTGTTATTGTTAAGGAAGTAGAAAAAACGATAGGCACTTTAAGATAA